TGCACTCCATCAATATTTAATGGTTTTCTTTTTCTAGATACAGATTATGGAGAAAGTGGAAGGAAGAAATCAAACACCCATCGTGAAATTCATCCTTTTAGGATTTGGGAATGTCCCTGAGCTGCAGCCCCTTCTCTTCCTCGTGTTTCTAGTGATCTACATTGTgactgtggcagggaacatcctCATTATTGCGCTAGTTGTGACTGATCAGCACCTTCACatccccatgtacttcttcctggggaacttgtcctgctTGGAGACCCGCTAcacctccaccatcctgcccaggctgctggccagtctcctgactggGGACAGATCCATTTCTGTAAAGGGCTGCATTCTGCAATTATACTTATTTGGTGTCATGTCAACTGCAGAATGTCTGCTGCTCATGGCAATGCCTTATGATTGGTATTTAGCGATATGCAATCCACTCCGTTATGATGCTCTGATGAATGGCAGGGTTTGTTGCCAACTGGTGGCTGGGTCCTGGATAAGTAGCCTTGTGGGCTGTGCCATAGTAgatattttctttttccaattaACGTTCTGTAATTCCAAAGAAATTGAtcatttcttttgtgatttttcaCCCATGATTAAGCTGTCCTGTGATGACACCCAGACTCTTCAACTGGTAACATTTACTATCTCTGCCATAGGGACAATTGTGCCCTGTCTACTGACCCTGACATCCTACGTTTGTATCATCGCCaccatcctgagaatcccttccaccacggggaggcaaaaggccttttccacctgctcctctcacctcattgTGGTTATAGTTTTCTATGGGACACTGATTACTGTCTATGTGGCTCCAACAGCTAATACTCCCAAGATCCTACACAAACTCTTCTCTGTCTTCTACACAGTCCTGACTCCCATGATCAATCCTGTCATCTATAGCCTGAGAAACAAAGAGGTCAATGAGTCCCTGAGAAAAGCTATTCTTAAACTGATTGCTTCCAGAAAAGGCATAGAACCTTAAAGGACAAATCTTAGCATATAGTAAAATAGAGATGGACTGAAATAGTTTCTTAGACATGGCCCATTGGAGTCCTTGAGAATAGGAGAGTCCTTGAGAACCCCTCATTGACCTTACTTcatccattttctttctttctttctttcttttacttgGATACTTTTTCAGTATTAATCTTTCATACATTTAATACACATTTCTTTATACAAAACTtgatactgtaaaaagaaaaggaggacttgtggcaccttagagactaaccaatttatttgagcataagctttcgtgagctacagctcacttcatcggatgtgatgATATCTTGATATTGTAAGAGACattctttaagaaaaatgttttcttttccagacACACATTTCAGTAAAGCACTCTGCTTCATGCATCCATACATTCATCCGTACATGAACACAAGTGCCCAAATTCTGCAAGGAGCTTAACATCTTTGGAGTGGCTCTGGGTCTCttccactcccactgaagccaatgacatTCATTCTCCACTGATTAGGATCCTCTGTTGTCAATttttagagtggtagccgtgttagactgtatcagcaaaaacaaagaggagtccttgtggcaccttagagactaacacatttatttgggcataagctttcatgggctaaaacccacttcaacagaagcatggagtggaaaatacagtcagcGGTATATATATAAtaagatggaagttgccttactgagtggagggtcagtgctaacgaggccaattcagttaaggtggaagtggcctattttCAGTGGTTGATTACTTCTGTAGTATTAACAAGGCCAATACAATCAAGGTGGACgtcgcccatttccaacagttgaaaagaaggtgtgaatatcaactgagggaaaattagtttttgtagtgacccatccactcccagtctttattcaggcttaatttggtgtccagtttaaattaattccagttctgcagtttcttgttgaagtctgtttttgaagttttttttgttgaagaattgccacttttaggtctgttattgagtgaccagggagattgaagtgttctcctactggtttctgaacgttataattcctgatgtcaaatttgtgtccatttattcttttgcgtagagactgtccagtttggccaatgtacatggcagaggggcattgctggcacatggtggcatatatcacattggtagatgtgcaggtgaatgagcccctgatggtgtggctgatgtggttaggtcctatgatggtgtcccttgaatagatatgtggacagagttggcaccgagGTTTGTTGCAgtgtttggttcctgggttggtgtttttgttgtgtggtgtgtagttgctggtgagtctTTGTTTTAGGCTTGAGGGCTGTCATTCTTCAGCCCATCACCATAGAGTTATGCCTCTCTGTTGTAGGGAGGAGCCTGCTTTGTCCCTCTGTTTTTGTGTTCTTGCATCTTATGGGTCTGCattctaagaaataaaggaaTGTTACATTGCAAGCTTCAAGCAATactgttttatgtttttatctaactgaGAACATAActgagagctggttggaaaaagaTGTGGGGAAATGggattttttctcattttgttttttgtttttcccttcatttttaaaatttcatttgtttGAGATTTTTCAGTACTGTCATTGTCATAGACACTGGAGGAGGGGTTTCAAAGACACAGACAGGAGTTGGGCATcaggaaagtcaatgggagataggTACATAGGTGGATGAAAACTTTGCTGGGTATGGAGAGGTGATGGATCTTGTCCATGAGCATCCAGGAGACCAGTGATATGAATGGGAAGAGAAcacaagtctcctgagtcctggcCACTGCCTCAAATGACATAAACACCAATGTATCAAAGGAAACGATATAGGCTCGGCTTGTCCAATCCTctcagcccctttgaaaatcccaccaaatCTTGGATGAGGGCAGGATCTGTGGGGGTAATTTTTAAAGGCACCTAATTTTCCCCTAGCTGAAAAAGGTAGATAAACCTTGCTTCTCTTCCTTTGTCAGGTGCTTTTCAAACAATGAGTGAAAACTGCACTAGGGGAGCTAAGGCAGAGATTTCAGAACCACCCAGAAGTTTTGGATGCCCACAACCAGCGCAGTGGCAGTAAAAGGGAAATATAgtgaccatctttaaaaaagggaagaaggagaatccagggaatgatagatcagtcagcctcacctcagtccctggaaaaatcatggagcaggtcctcaaggaatccagtttgaagcacttggaggagacgaa
This genomic interval from Lepidochelys kempii isolate rLepKem1 chromosome 13, rLepKem1.hap2, whole genome shotgun sequence contains the following:
- the LOC140897296 gene encoding olfactory receptor 11A1-like, translating into MEKVEGRNQTPIVKFILLGFGNVPELQPLLFLVFLVIYIVTVAGNILIIALVVTDQHLHIPMYFFLGNLSCLETRYTSTILPRLLASLLTGDRSISVKGCILQLYLFGVMSTAECLLLMAMPYDWYLAICNPLRYDALMNGRVCCQLVAGSWISSLVGCAIVDIFFFQLTFCNSKEIDHFFCDFSPMIKLSCDDTQTLQLVTFTISAIGTIVPCLLTLTSYVCIIATILRIPSTTGRQKAFSTCSSHLIVVIVFYGTLITVYVAPTANTPKILHKLFSVFYTVLTPMINPVIYSLRNKEVNESLRKAILKLIASRKGIEP